From a region of the Synechococcus sp. PCC 7502 genome:
- a CDS encoding metal ABC transporter ATP-binding protein, with protein sequence MSIQVENLTVTYNGKVALHGANLNLKSGAIAGLVGMNGSGKSTLFKAIMGFVAPSSGRVLINNLPMRLAQKQGLVAYIPQAEEVDWNFPVSVADVVMMGRYGYMNFLRIPSKRDRQVVKDSLAKVQMWDFRDRQIGELSGGQKKRAFLARALAQQGKVMLLDEPFTGVDVKTEKAIIELLLELKAQGHTILISTHDLNSISTFCDQVVFINQTILAYGATQDIFTQENLARTFGEIIPNIHTNPQDRE encoded by the coding sequence ATGAGCATTCAAGTTGAAAATCTGACGGTTACCTATAACGGAAAAGTTGCTTTGCATGGTGCCAACCTGAATTTGAAATCGGGGGCGATCGCTGGACTGGTCGGCATGAATGGTAGTGGTAAATCAACTTTATTCAAGGCAATTATGGGGTTTGTGGCTCCCAGTTCGGGGCGAGTTTTGATTAATAATTTACCGATGCGGTTGGCACAGAAACAAGGATTGGTGGCATATATTCCCCAAGCAGAAGAAGTGGATTGGAATTTTCCTGTAAGTGTAGCTGATGTCGTGATGATGGGACGCTATGGCTACATGAATTTTTTACGGATTCCGAGCAAGCGCGATCGCCAAGTAGTTAAGGATAGCCTTGCTAAAGTTCAAATGTGGGATTTCCGCGATCGGCAAATTGGCGAACTATCAGGAGGACAGAAAAAACGGGCATTTTTGGCAAGGGCATTGGCACAACAAGGAAAGGTGATGCTCCTCGATGAACCATTCACGGGCGTAGATGTAAAAACCGAAAAGGCAATTATTGAGTTATTACTGGAACTAAAAGCGCAGGGACATACGATTTTAATTTCTACCCACGATCTAAATTCCATTTCCACCTTTTGCGATCAAGTGGTATTCATTAATCAAACAATTTTGGCCTATGGAGCAACTCAAGATATTTTTACCCAAGAAAATCTTGCTCGTACCTTCGGTGAAATTATCCCTAATATTCACACAAATCCACAGGATCGAGAGTAG
- the glp gene encoding gephyrin-like molybdotransferase Glp — translation MIPVKAAESLILDLVQPLNIYGNTYEQVDLNHALGRFLAKDIYSDSDFPRWHNAAMDGYAFRYADLERFETLAIASLEMPAGSTQVSSIHAGECVRIFTGGMLPQGADTVVMQEDVEVIGDRPKCIKLRNIPQIAEYVRHKGEFYQAGTRLLSAGIKINPPEIGILAATQTLTVPVCSQPRVSVISTGTELQNISASLDMGQIVDSNQYALSSLITQSGAVPIPLGIVGDHPKDLEIIIAKALASSDMVISSGGVSVGDYDYVDRVLLEMGADIHIRSCGIKPGKPLTVASFNGCNQKLYFGVPGNPASAMVGFWRFIKGAIAKLGGANSKYWYPKYTQAICLSDLHAQGRRETYLWGYLQWQPQVWEFKPVDNYSSGNLMNWAGVNALAILKVNQTYVPKGEPVLVMMLEL, via the coding sequence ATGATTCCAGTTAAGGCTGCCGAGTCCTTAATTTTAGATTTAGTTCAGCCTCTAAATATCTATGGAAATACCTATGAGCAAGTTGACTTAAATCATGCTTTAGGTCGGTTTCTCGCTAAAGATATATATAGTGACTCGGATTTTCCCCGTTGGCATAATGCGGCAATGGATGGCTATGCTTTTCGTTATGCTGACTTAGAACGGTTTGAAACCTTGGCGATCGCCTCTCTGGAAATGCCCGCAGGTAGTACCCAGGTTAGCTCTATTCATGCGGGAGAATGTGTACGCATTTTTACAGGGGGGATGTTACCCCAAGGGGCAGATACGGTGGTTATGCAGGAAGATGTGGAAGTAATTGGCGATCGCCCAAAGTGCATAAAGCTCAGAAATATACCCCAAATTGCTGAATATGTAAGGCACAAGGGAGAATTTTATCAAGCAGGAACCCGATTGTTAAGTGCAGGCATAAAAATTAATCCTCCCGAAATCGGGATTTTAGCGGCGACCCAAACTTTAACTGTCCCAGTATGTTCTCAACCACGGGTAAGTGTTATTTCCACAGGCACAGAACTACAAAATATATCTGCATCTTTGGACATGGGGCAGATTGTTGACTCTAATCAGTATGCTTTATCTAGTTTGATTACTCAATCGGGAGCAGTACCAATTCCTCTAGGCATAGTTGGCGATCACCCCAAGGATTTAGAAATCATAATTGCAAAAGCTCTTGCCAGTTCGGATATGGTGATCTCTTCGGGCGGGGTTTCTGTGGGTGATTATGACTATGTGGATCGAGTGTTATTAGAAATGGGAGCCGATATTCATATTCGTTCCTGTGGGATCAAGCCAGGTAAACCCTTAACTGTAGCTAGTTTTAATGGATGTAATCAGAAACTCTATTTTGGTGTACCTGGTAATCCCGCTTCGGCTATGGTTGGATTTTGGCGATTTATTAAAGGAGCGATCGCTAAACTGGGTGGGGCTAATTCTAAATACTGGTATCCCAAATATACTCAAGCTATATGCCTCAGCGATCTCCATGCCCAAGGACGCAGGGAAACCTATCTCTGGGGATATTTACAATGGCAGCCACAGGTATGGGAATTTAAACCCGTCGATAATTATAGTTCGGGAAACCTAATGAATTGGGCTGGAGTAAATGCTCTAGCAATCCTTAAAGTTAATCAAACCTACGTTCCTAAAGGCGAACCGGTATTGGTAATGATGCTGGAGCTATAG
- a CDS encoding alpha/beta hydrolase, with translation MIKKPIFTKLALGISSTLATVYLGISAFAAHTLSIPKRAFNPAAVSAFSRPPIDVEFTTSDGVKISGWFERSPISNNANNSKALILVHGMNSSRTKEFGGKFPEFAAAMVKRGFNVLLIDLRGHGKSADARFTFGLAEKNDVLGAVNWLKNQGFKSKQIGILGVSMGGASAIAAVVDESEIGALVVDCTFAEVYPLIQREWQSASGLPDLFLPSTMIFAHLFTGYDLTSSKPVEQIKRISARPVLIIHSAIETYIPVSNAYALKAADPNAEFWQTTAKLHARNYNADPQAYVNQVTNFFNRSLK, from the coding sequence ATGATTAAGAAGCCAATTTTTACCAAACTCGCTTTAGGAATTTCCTCGACATTAGCTACTGTATATTTGGGAATTTCGGCATTTGCTGCCCATACCCTATCAATTCCAAAACGGGCTTTCAATCCTGCGGCGGTGTCGGCTTTCTCCCGTCCTCCAATCGATGTGGAATTTACAACTAGTGATGGAGTCAAGATTTCTGGTTGGTTTGAGCGATCGCCCATTTCTAATAATGCCAATAATTCCAAAGCCTTAATTTTAGTGCATGGTATGAATAGCAGTCGGACTAAGGAGTTTGGTGGTAAGTTTCCTGAATTTGCGGCGGCAATGGTTAAGCGGGGGTTTAATGTTTTATTGATCGATTTGCGGGGGCATGGTAAAAGTGCAGATGCCAGATTTACCTTTGGGTTGGCAGAAAAAAATGATGTCTTAGGTGCTGTAAATTGGCTAAAAAATCAAGGATTTAAGTCTAAACAAATTGGCATCTTAGGTGTGTCCATGGGTGGAGCTAGCGCTATCGCTGCTGTTGTTGATGAATCAGAGATCGGGGCTTTAGTGGTTGATTGTACCTTTGCAGAAGTCTATCCCCTGATCCAACGGGAATGGCAGTCGGCTTCAGGACTTCCCGATCTATTTCTACCTTCGACTATGATCTTTGCCCACTTATTTACGGGCTATGACCTCACTAGCTCTAAGCCTGTGGAACAGATCAAGCGGATTTCTGCTCGTCCAGTTTTAATTATTCATAGTGCGATCGAAACTTATATTCCAGTTAGTAATGCCTACGCGCTCAAAGCTGCCGACCCTAATGCCGAATTTTGGCAAACTACGGCTAAACTCCACGCTCGTAACTACAATGCTGACCCACAGGCTTATGTGAACCAAGTTACGAATTTTTTTAATCGCAGCCTCAAGTAA
- the hemF gene encoding oxygen-dependent coproporphyrinogen oxidase has translation MIATLTNKTIPPVDAKAQVSQFMQSFQDQICAGLEALDGKAKFHQDQWTREEGGGGRSRVITEGRVFEKGGVNFSEVYGSHLPPSILKQYPEAAGQVFYATGTSMVLHPRNPYVPTVHLNYRYFQVGNIWWFGGGLDLTPYYGFGADAQHLHTTLKAACDRHNPNYYPIFKAWCDDYFFLKHRGETRGVGGIFFDYQNSEPKLYKNSNDSPKAEQMSNELTSFPERSWQEIFDFVQDCAGSFLKAYVPIAERRQDTPYGDRERDFQLYRRGRYVEFNLVYDRGTIFGLQTNGRTESILMSLPPLVRWEYDYHPEPNTPESQLYDVFLKPQDWINWSG, from the coding sequence ATGATCGCTACACTAACTAATAAAACCATTCCTCCCGTTGACGCTAAGGCTCAGGTTAGCCAATTCATGCAAAGCTTTCAAGATCAAATTTGTGCAGGCTTAGAAGCATTGGATGGCAAAGCTAAATTTCACCAAGATCAATGGACAAGAGAAGAGGGTGGTGGTGGGCGATCGCGTGTAATTACCGAAGGCAGAGTTTTTGAAAAAGGTGGAGTCAATTTTTCCGAGGTTTATGGTTCTCACTTACCCCCTAGTATTCTGAAGCAATATCCTGAAGCGGCAGGTCAGGTTTTTTATGCGACAGGGACATCAATGGTACTTCACCCTCGCAACCCCTATGTACCTACAGTTCATTTAAATTATCGCTATTTTCAAGTGGGAAATATTTGGTGGTTTGGGGGTGGTTTAGACTTAACTCCTTACTACGGATTCGGGGCAGATGCTCAACATTTACATACAACCTTAAAAGCAGCTTGCGATCGTCACAACCCCAATTACTATCCAATATTCAAGGCTTGGTGTGATGATTATTTCTTCTTGAAACACCGAGGCGAAACTAGAGGCGTAGGCGGCATTTTCTTTGATTATCAAAATAGTGAGCCTAAACTTTACAAAAATAGTAATGACTCACCCAAAGCTGAGCAAATGAGTAATGAGCTTACCAGTTTTCCTGAGCGTTCTTGGCAGGAGATTTTTGATTTTGTCCAAGATTGTGCTGGTTCTTTCCTCAAAGCATACGTCCCCATTGCCGAGCGCCGACAAGATACACCCTACGGAGACAGAGAGCGAGACTTTCAACTCTATCGGCGGGGGCGGTATGTGGAATTTAACCTAGTCTATGACCGTGGTACAATTTTTGGGCTGCAAACTAATGGGCGCACTGAGTCGATCCTTATGTCTTTACCACCATTAGTCCGATGGGAGTACGATTATCATCCCGAACCAAATACCCCAGAGTCACAACTATACGATGTGTTCCTTAAGCCGCAGGATTGGATTAATTGGAGTGGCTAG
- a CDS encoding metal ABC transporter substrate-binding protein: protein MTTNAYPLKWLPALVIGLTIGLILSGCASSKGELSSNPKNPKVILTTFTVLADMGQNVAGDKAIVESLTKIGSEIHGYEPTPSDLVRAAKANLILDNGFGLERWADKFYSNLKNIPHVTLSEGITPVLISGDTYKGKPNPHAWMSPQNALIYVENIRKALVNLDPVNAATYDANAKSYSQEINNIDQQLRQTISTLPPNHRYIVSCEGAFSYLAKDYGLKELYLWSVNADAQGTPQQIRQVIDTVKAEKIPVIFCESTVRADAQKEVANQTGAKFGGIFYVDSLSPPDGVASTYLKLLEYNVNTLVKGWKGN from the coding sequence GTGACAACCAATGCTTATCCTCTTAAATGGCTTCCTGCTCTAGTTATAGGGTTAACTATAGGGCTGATTTTGAGTGGATGTGCTTCGAGTAAGGGCGAATTATCCAGCAACCCTAAAAATCCTAAGGTTATTCTCACTACTTTTACGGTTCTAGCTGATATGGGGCAGAATGTAGCGGGTGATAAGGCGATCGTGGAGTCATTAACGAAAATTGGCTCAGAAATTCATGGTTACGAACCCACCCCCAGTGATTTAGTTAGGGCAGCAAAAGCTAATTTAATTTTAGACAATGGTTTCGGGTTGGAACGCTGGGCAGATAAGTTTTATAGCAATCTCAAAAATATCCCCCATGTCACCCTCAGTGAGGGCATAACTCCCGTTTTAATTAGTGGTGATACCTATAAAGGCAAACCTAATCCCCATGCTTGGATGTCGCCCCAGAATGCCTTGATTTATGTGGAAAATATCCGTAAGGCATTAGTCAATCTTGATCCAGTCAATGCTGCCACCTATGATGCCAATGCTAAATCCTACAGCCAAGAGATCAACAACATTGATCAACAACTGCGCCAAACCATCTCTACACTACCACCAAATCACCGCTATATAGTCAGCTGTGAGGGAGCTTTTTCCTATTTAGCTAAGGATTATGGACTCAAAGAATTGTATCTATGGTCAGTAAATGCTGATGCTCAGGGTACACCGCAGCAAATTCGTCAAGTAATAGATACGGTCAAAGCTGAAAAAATCCCAGTCATATTTTGTGAAAGTACGGTGCGGGCTGATGCTCAAAAAGAAGTTGCTAATCAAACAGGAGCGAAGTTTGGTGGGATATTTTATGTGGATTCACTATCACCGCCCGATGGAGTGGCATCGACCTATCTTAAATTGCTGGAATACAACGTTAATACATTAGTCAAAGGTTGGAAAGGAAACTAA
- a CDS encoding DUF1993 family protein encodes MAISMYEASIPPIVRSLRNLIHILDRGAAHAETKKIDPTVLINSRLYPDMLPLSKQVQIASDITRRGIARLADSESPTFEDHETTFPELIDRLKQTISYLETITPEQIDHTETKKITLPIGKESMIFEGLPYLLYFILPNLYFHVTTTYNILRHSGVEIGKMDFLGKPE; translated from the coding sequence ATGGCTATTTCAATGTACGAAGCATCTATTCCCCCAATTGTTCGATCGCTACGGAATTTAATTCATATCCTTGATCGAGGGGCTGCCCATGCCGAAACAAAAAAAATTGATCCCACTGTACTAATCAATAGTCGCCTCTATCCCGATATGTTACCCCTGAGTAAGCAAGTCCAAATTGCTTCAGATATTACTCGACGAGGTATTGCCCGCTTGGCAGATTCAGAGTCACCAACTTTTGAAGATCACGAAACCACATTTCCTGAACTAATCGATCGCCTCAAACAGACAATTTCATACCTAGAAACCATAACTCCAGAGCAAATTGATCATACTGAAACCAAAAAGATTACCCTACCTATTGGTAAAGAATCCATGATCTTTGAGGGGCTACCCTACTTGCTTTACTTTATTTTGCCTAATCTGTATTTTCACGTTACCACTACCTACAATATTCTCAGACACTCAGGGGTGGAAATTGGCAAAATGGATTTTTTAGGAAAACCTGAATAG
- a CDS encoding DUF29 domain-containing protein, translating to MTQIIEKKSLYESDYLLWIQETINQLKSGDFERLDIENLIEEIEDLGRSQRKELESRLATLLAHVLKRMHVNMPNCFNGWENTIREQRLQIEVLLNNYPSLKSYWDEHFSDAWRFALKYTRKEYHSKGFTFPNEWQFDHDINSILNIDFWE from the coding sequence ATGACTCAGATAATTGAAAAAAAATCCTTATATGAATCTGATTACCTGCTTTGGATTCAAGAGACTATAAATCAGTTAAAGTCTGGTGACTTTGAGCGTCTAGATATTGAGAATTTGATAGAGGAGATTGAGGACTTGGGTCGATCGCAAAGAAAGGAATTAGAAAGCCGTCTTGCAACTTTACTTGCACATGTACTCAAACGGATGCATGTCAATATGCCTAACTGCTTCAATGGTTGGGAAAATACTATCCGAGAGCAGCGTTTACAGATTGAGGTATTACTTAACAACTACCCCAGCCTTAAAAGCTATTGGGATGAACATTTCAGTGATGCTTGGCGATTTGCTTTAAAATATACTCGCAAGGAATACCATTCAAAGGGTTTTACTTTTCCTAACGAATGGCAGTTTGACCACGATATTAACTCAATTTTAAATATTGATTTTTGGGAATAG
- a CDS encoding DUF3177 family protein: protein MENTLVRSLVWLDFRLALVFTVFAPLLLLFWAFKVKNQVIIRSLTIYWRVACLLAITVYLLIASLPIGFLTGWIARILMPLSLWFWEDLNEDINRNQTLLSLLYTSWRWAMVAYCAIGTLFGATFLSCGFTPLGQLSDRCQILLEAPLQYKSILHSGLSSDTLAFGAIVALIVYAICFASFVIFGLPKQGRIAFRD, encoded by the coding sequence ATGGAAAATACTTTAGTGCGATCGCTAGTTTGGTTAGATTTTCGACTGGCATTAGTATTTACAGTATTTGCGCCGTTACTGCTACTATTTTGGGCATTCAAAGTCAAAAATCAGGTAATTATCCGATCTCTAACAATTTATTGGCGGGTTGCCTGTCTATTGGCAATTACAGTTTATTTACTAATTGCTTCTTTACCCATTGGGTTCTTAACAGGCTGGATTGCGCGGATTTTAATGCCTTTATCCCTATGGTTTTGGGAAGACTTAAATGAAGATATTAACCGTAATCAGACTTTACTCTCTTTGCTCTATACCAGTTGGCGATGGGCAATGGTAGCTTACTGTGCGATCGGGACTTTATTTGGAGCAACTTTTTTAAGCTGTGGGTTTACTCCCCTAGGACAGTTGAGCGATCGCTGCCAAATTCTATTAGAAGCACCTTTACAATACAAATCAATTTTGCATAGTGGACTGTCTTCGGATACTTTGGCATTCGGGGCGATCGTGGCTTTAATTGTCTATGCCATTTGCTTTGCCAGCTTTGTGATTTTTGGTTTACCGAAACAGGGGCGGATTGCTTTTAGAGATTAA
- a CDS encoding metal ABC transporter permease, translating into MAVVEWFTAPLTYDFMVRAILISGFIGIVCAVLSCFMTLKGWALMGDAVSHSVTPGVVLAHILGLPFAVGAFVFGVGSVLAIGFIKSHTRIKEDTVIGLVFTGFFALGLVLISKNPSNIDLNHILFGNVLGISTPDLIQTLIIGTFTLIIVLLLRKDLLLFCFDPIHARSIGLNVEFLYYVLLTLLSLTIVVALQAVGIILVVAMLVTPGAIAYLLTDRFDHMLGYAVLSGVFSNIMGTYISFHFDASTGGCIVVLQTLLFLIAMIFAPKYGLLRRKL; encoded by the coding sequence ATGGCAGTTGTGGAATGGTTTACAGCACCCCTTACCTATGATTTTATGGTGCGGGCAATTTTAATTAGTGGTTTTATCGGGATCGTGTGTGCGGTACTTTCTTGTTTTATGACCCTCAAAGGTTGGGCATTAATGGGTGATGCGGTTTCTCACTCCGTAACCCCTGGGGTAGTGTTAGCGCATATTTTAGGATTACCCTTTGCCGTTGGTGCCTTTGTGTTTGGGGTTGGCTCCGTGCTGGCGATCGGTTTTATTAAATCTCACACCCGCATTAAAGAAGATACGGTGATTGGCTTGGTATTCACTGGCTTTTTTGCCTTGGGATTAGTCCTAATTTCTAAAAATCCTAGCAATATTGATCTCAATCACATTTTATTTGGCAATGTTTTAGGCATTTCTACCCCAGACCTCATTCAAACCTTAATAATTGGCACTTTTACGCTGATCATAGTCTTACTCCTAAGAAAGGATTTACTGTTATTTTGCTTTGATCCGATTCATGCCCGTTCCATTGGCTTAAATGTGGAATTTCTCTACTATGTGTTGCTCACCTTACTATCCCTAACCATTGTGGTAGCATTACAGGCTGTAGGGATTATTTTAGTGGTGGCGATGTTGGTTACGCCGGGGGCGATCGCCTATTTATTAACAGATCGATTTGATCACATGCTTGGCTATGCAGTTTTGTCTGGGGTTTTTTCTAATATTATGGGTACCTATATTAGCTTTCACTTTGATGCTTCTACGGGTGGATGTATTGTGGTTCTACAAACGCTTTTATTCCTAATAGCGATGATTTTTGCGCCAAAGTATGGACTCTTAAGGCGTAAACTTTGA
- a CDS encoding M23 family metallopeptidase, producing the protein MLDSAQKKTIGYAVIFLAGIVSVPAVQANRLETFLLDKSRNRIEFTTENEVEPRGQIITNPTRVVIDLPGATYTGPTVRRDVGSVVQSLRVGRLDPLTTRLVIEFAPDFNADLLDQQPLKMEAKSPSRWSIQFPTAIATAIQNTVNSFFIMPTAGEITSPFGWRIHPITGLKTLHKGIDIGAPMGAPILAAADGVVNDVGWDDGGYGNFVELRHPDGTLTLYGHANRILVTKGQEVKQGQIIGEVGSTGRSTGPHLHFEVQVNKIAVDPNPYLRSDFVIVNLASR; encoded by the coding sequence ATGTTAGATTCTGCTCAGAAAAAAACTATAGGATATGCCGTAATTTTTTTGGCAGGAATTGTCTCTGTCCCTGCAGTTCAGGCAAATAGATTAGAAACTTTTTTACTGGATAAATCTCGTAATCGCATTGAATTTACAACCGAAAATGAAGTAGAGCCTAGGGGACAGATTATTACAAACCCTACCCGTGTGGTTATAGATTTACCCGGAGCTACATATACAGGACCAACCGTGCGCCGTGATGTGGGTAGTGTAGTGCAGTCTTTGCGAGTTGGACGACTTGATCCTTTAACTACAAGGTTAGTAATAGAATTTGCCCCCGATTTTAATGCTGACTTACTCGATCAACAGCCTCTAAAAATGGAGGCTAAATCACCGAGTCGATGGTCAATTCAATTCCCCACGGCGATCGCTACAGCAATTCAGAATACTGTCAATTCTTTCTTTATTATGCCCACTGCGGGTGAAATTACCTCTCCGTTCGGCTGGCGGATTCACCCGATTACTGGTCTTAAAACTTTGCACAAAGGCATAGATATTGGCGCACCTATGGGAGCTCCGATCCTCGCTGCTGCGGATGGTGTTGTCAATGATGTGGGCTGGGATGATGGTGGCTATGGCAACTTTGTGGAACTCAGACATCCCGACGGCACTTTAACTTTATATGGTCATGCCAATCGTATTTTAGTGACTAAAGGACAAGAGGTAAAACAGGGACAAATTATTGGCGAAGTGGGAAGTACAGGAAGAAGCACAGGTCCACATTTACACTTTGAGGTACAGGTCAATAAAATTGCTGTTGATCCAAATCCCTATCTCCGTTCCGACTTTGTGATTGTTAATTTAGCTAGTCGTTAA
- the bcp gene encoding thioredoxin-dependent thiol peroxidase — MTLQINDIAPDFSLPDQDNNLVHLADLKGKTVVLYFYPRDNTPGCTKEACGFRDRYAAFQTENIVILGISGDDAKAHGKFIKKFDLPFPLLSDIDHQVAIAYESYGMKKFMGKEYMGILRNTFVINPEGKIQKIYLSVKPEPHPEQVLKDLLSS; from the coding sequence ATGACTCTGCAAATTAATGACATTGCCCCAGATTTTAGTCTGCCTGATCAGGATAATAATCTAGTTCACCTCGCCGACCTCAAGGGTAAAACCGTAGTTCTGTACTTTTATCCCCGTGATAACACTCCCGGATGTACTAAAGAAGCCTGTGGATTCCGCGATCGCTATGCCGCATTTCAAACTGAGAATATTGTAATTTTAGGGATTAGTGGTGATGATGCTAAAGCCCACGGCAAGTTTATTAAAAAGTTTGATTTACCGTTTCCCTTACTGAGCGATATCGATCATCAGGTGGCGATCGCCTATGAAAGCTATGGCATGAAAAAATTTATGGGCAAAGAATATATGGGGATTCTCCGTAATACCTTTGTAATTAATCCTGAAGGTAAAATTCAAAAAATTTATCTTAGTGTTAAGCCTGAACCCCATCCTGAACAGGTACTTAAGGACTTATTGTCATCATAG
- a CDS encoding chromophore lyase CpcT/CpeT encodes MASQTDLINLATWMAGDFSNWEQAIENPPFFAHIRVGIRPLPVPLSDQGIWLYSEQAYDYEINRPYRTAILQLLLTDISEYPIAINNYKINNASTYYGASREPERLRSLTFEDIELQIGCKMLVQITPDNAFKGEVEQGKGCKVVRNGQETYLSSEFEISASHFSSLDRGYDPISNERVWGSIAGAFEFTKKVQFPL; translated from the coding sequence ATGGCTAGTCAAACGGATTTAATAAACCTTGCAACTTGGATGGCGGGAGATTTTAGCAACTGGGAGCAAGCGATCGAAAATCCACCTTTTTTTGCCCATATTAGAGTCGGTATTCGTCCTTTACCCGTGCCTTTGAGCGATCAGGGAATTTGGTTATATTCAGAGCAAGCATACGATTACGAAATCAATCGCCCCTACCGTACTGCCATTTTGCAATTGCTATTAACTGATATTTCTGAATACCCGATCGCCATCAATAACTATAAAATTAATAATGCTTCTACCTACTATGGTGCCAGTCGAGAACCAGAAAGGCTGCGATCGCTGACATTTGAAGATATTGAACTCCAAATTGGCTGCAAAATGTTAGTGCAAATCACTCCAGACAATGCTTTTAAGGGCGAAGTGGAGCAGGGAAAAGGCTGTAAAGTTGTCCGTAATGGGCAGGAAACTTACCTATCCAGTGAATTTGAAATTAGTGCATCTCATTTTAGTAGCTTAGATCGAGGCTATGATCCTATTAGCAATGAACGGGTTTGGGGTTCCATAGCTGGTGCCTTTGAGTTTACTAAAAAAGTGCAATTTCCCCTTTAG